The following coding sequences lie in one bacterium genomic window:
- a CDS encoding tetratricopeptide repeat protein has protein sequence MSLGISSTGPLSSLLERLNSFIQPEIPHQFDQVNQVKASGIEEAFSFDLFRKGESIPEWPINLEPSTREAIAEKANQHKLANLTNRFPELSSALENIFDQTSQVAPATLGRVMDLVGKQSEDDAPDLINNLEAMTREFIERTDESRAGRFLHSLSTISEEQIDSFLKINQAFLDNYPPSPPSAGPAPVLIEQNPENGVYNIFPTATEPSPPIDHQLTAKAVSIDFNLNLFYSLSQSISETRGQETQGAFIETTRRVSEYFEANVSLDIGFMGQYLGQTDTLNQLDPSLLDSFFESVQGLADFEDESLLGFFKATDNLFAALEEKFGSFGGVFDQAREEIKAAVGGFFGSVQDLLTAEVKGPDMVGLFNQAPLEVAGLLPESSEAALNLEGLWAKAGQTEEAKETLNKALKLDPDNIGAEELLRDLVENTIEPESKEERAETEGQESNLTEPEKELFIL, from the coding sequence ATGTCATTAGGAATCAGCAGCACCGGTCCCCTGAGCAGCTTGCTGGAAAGACTCAATTCATTTATCCAACCTGAAATCCCCCACCAGTTCGATCAAGTTAATCAAGTGAAGGCATCGGGAATTGAGGAGGCTTTCTCCTTTGATCTTTTTAGAAAAGGTGAATCAATCCCTGAATGGCCGATTAACTTAGAACCTTCCACGAGGGAAGCCATAGCTGAAAAAGCCAATCAGCATAAGTTAGCCAATCTGACTAACCGTTTTCCTGAGTTATCTTCGGCTCTGGAAAATATATTTGATCAAACCTCCCAGGTAGCCCCGGCAACTTTAGGCCGGGTGATGGATCTGGTGGGTAAGCAGAGCGAAGATGATGCCCCGGATCTGATCAATAACCTGGAAGCAATGACCAGAGAATTTATTGAACGCACGGATGAAAGCCGGGCCGGAAGGTTTCTTCACTCCCTGAGTACAATCTCTGAAGAACAGATCGACAGTTTTCTGAAGATCAATCAGGCCTTTCTGGATAACTACCCGCCTTCTCCACCATCAGCCGGGCCTGCTCCAGTCCTGATAGAACAAAATCCGGAAAATGGTGTATATAATATCTTTCCCACCGCCACTGAACCATCCCCTCCCATCGATCACCAGTTGACCGCTAAGGCAGTCTCCATTGACTTTAACCTTAATCTTTTTTATTCTCTTTCTCAAAGTATTTCCGAAACTCGAGGCCAGGAGACTCAAGGGGCTTTTATTGAAACGACCAGAAGGGTAAGCGAATATTTTGAGGCCAATGTCTCCCTTGATATCGGCTTTATGGGGCAATACTTAGGACAAACAGATACTCTTAACCAACTAGACCCCTCACTTTTAGATTCTTTCTTTGAATCTGTTCAGGGATTGGCTGACTTCGAGGATGAAAGCCTGCTGGGATTTTTTAAGGCCACGGACAATCTTTTTGCCGCCCTGGAGGAAAAATTTGGCTCCTTTGGCGGCGTCTTTGATCAAGCCCGTGAGGAAATTAAAGCAGCCGTAGGCGGGTTTTTTGGTTCGGTGCAAGACCTGCTGACTGCCGAGGTAAAAGGGCCGGACATGGTGGGACTTTTTAATCAGGCTCCTCTTGAGGTGGCCGGTCTCCTTCCGGAATCGAGTGAGGCGGCCTTAAATCTGGAAGGCCTCTGGGCTAAAGCCGGCCAAACTGAGGAAGCCAAAGAGACCCTGAATAAAGCCCTGAAACTTGACCCGGATAATATTGGGGCTGAAGAGCTGCTCAGGGACTTGGTGGAAAACACGATTGAACCTGAGTCAAAGGAAGAGAGAGCCGAAACCGAAGGCCAGGAAAGCAATTTAACAGAGCCTGAGAAGGAGTTGTTTATCCTGTAA
- the glgA gene encoding glycogen synthase GlgA, translating to MPQRLKVLMAASEAVPFAKTGGLADVTGALPKALAHLGVDARLILPKYPMKGDFDLTEVNHRLKVPISNRLESIRVLSTTAGGVKAYFIESNRHYNRPGLYGDAKGDYWDNAERFTLFSRGILEALPHLDNWQPDIIHCNDWQSALVPLFLKTAYKNDPFYSSIATLFTVHNLAYQGVFWAEDFHLLTGLSKKEVFTINGLEFYGKLNFMKGGLLYADSLNTVSKKYAEEIQTEEYGCGLEGVLRYRRDELYGVLNGIDYTEWDPAKDKFIARPFERGNFEGKEEDKKALLAEVGLPYKKNVPLIGIVSRLAAQKGFDILAEVIDDLMEEDLQIVLLGTGDQRYHKLFTKIRKKHKDKIVVLLGYDNAVAHKIYAGSDMFLMPSRYEPCGLGQLISLKYGTIPVVRATGGLADTIYEFDHRGRRGNGFVFEEPSGAELLATINRALSVYHHKQVWKAMVKRAQAADFSWDTSAKEYLKLYKHAIEKRQRGVSSQK from the coding sequence ATGCCTCAAAGACTAAAAGTTTTAATGGCTGCCTCGGAAGCGGTTCCCTTTGCCAAAACAGGAGGCTTGGCCGATGTTACCGGCGCCCTGCCTAAGGCGTTAGCTCATTTAGGCGTTGATGCCCGCCTTATTTTACCCAAATACCCGATGAAAGGTGACTTTGATTTAACCGAGGTCAACCATCGGCTTAAGGTGCCCATTAGCAACCGGTTGGAATCCATTAGAGTGCTCTCTACCACGGCTGGCGGGGTAAAGGCATATTTTATCGAGAGCAACCGACATTATAACCGGCCCGGGCTTTACGGAGACGCCAAAGGCGATTATTGGGACAACGCCGAAAGATTTACCCTGTTTTCCAGGGGCATCTTGGAAGCGCTCCCCCATTTAGATAACTGGCAGCCGGATATAATCCACTGTAATGATTGGCAAAGCGCCCTGGTGCCTTTGTTTTTAAAAACGGCCTACAAAAATGACCCTTTTTATTCATCCATTGCCACGCTCTTTACCGTGCATAACCTGGCTTACCAGGGAGTCTTCTGGGCCGAAGATTTTCATTTGTTAACCGGCCTTTCTAAAAAGGAAGTATTTACTATCAATGGACTTGAATTCTATGGTAAGCTGAATTTTATGAAGGGTGGACTCCTTTATGCCGACTCCCTGAATACGGTCAGCAAAAAATATGCGGAAGAGATTCAAACCGAGGAGTACGGCTGTGGGCTGGAGGGAGTGTTAAGATACCGGCGGGATGAACTCTACGGCGTGCTAAATGGCATTGATTATACGGAATGGGACCCGGCCAAGGATAAGTTTATTGCCCGGCCATTCGAGAGGGGTAATTTTGAAGGCAAGGAAGAAGACAAAAAGGCCTTGTTAGCCGAAGTTGGTTTGCCTTATAAAAAGAATGTGCCTCTCATAGGCATTGTATCCAGATTGGCTGCTCAAAAAGGATTTGACATCCTGGCCGAGGTCATTGACGACCTAATGGAAGAAGATCTCCAAATCGTTCTTCTGGGAACAGGTGACCAAAGATACCATAAACTTTTCACTAAAATAAGGAAGAAGCACAAAGATAAAATAGTGGTCTTGCTTGGCTATGACAATGCGGTGGCCCATAAGATATACGCCGGCTCGGATATGTTCCTTATGCCTTCAAGATACGAACCGTGTGGATTGGGACAACTGATCAGTCTTAAATACGGAACTATTCCTGTAGTAAGGGCCACGGGCGGTTTAGCTGATACTATTTACGAATTTGATCATCGAGGAAGACGCGGCAATGGTTTTGTCTTTGAAGAGCCTTCCGGGGCAGAATTACTGGCCACCATAAACCGAGCGCTGTCTGTTTACCACCACAAACAGGTCTGGAAGGCGATGGTTAAACGGGCTCAGGCGGCTGATTTTTCGTGGGACACCTCAGCTAAAGAATATCTTAAACTTTACAAGCACGCCATAGAAAAGAGACAAAGGGGGGTATCTTCTCAAAAGTAG
- the prfB gene encoding peptide chain release factor 2 (programmed frameshift), translating to MWDDLYTSVREIEHRLDQLRGVFDLDSILSQIADLEQATHQASFWDDPQEAGRVMQLLSSLKAKIAPWEELKHQVEEIEVLLEMGQDENDPSVGLEIKEELNKVIPRLDNLELITKFSGEHDRHNAYLSIHPGAGGTEACDWAQMLLRMYLRWAERKGYKTEILDLLPGEEAGIKSVIVKVDGEYSYGHLRAEIGVHRLVRISPFDAGARRHTSFASVAVIPEVDESINIDIRPEDLRIDTYRSSGAGGQHVNVTDSAVRITHLPTGIVVCCQSDRSQHKNKASAMKVLRARLYEHEERKKAEEVAKLSGEKLEIAWGSQIRSYVFHPYTMVKDHRTEVERGDGARVMDGDIDGFIESYLKQGKKKET from the exons ATGTGGGATGATTTATATACCTCGGTAAGGGAAATAGAGCACCGGTTAGATCAACTGCGAGGT GTCTTTGACCTGGATTCGATTTTAAGTCAAATCGCCGACTTAGAACAGGCGACCCATCAGGCTTCCTTTTGGGATGATCCGCAGGAAGCGGGCCGGGTTATGCAGTTGCTGAGCAGTTTAAAGGCCAAGATAGCCCCCTGGGAGGAACTCAAGCATCAAGTGGAAGAGATAGAGGTTCTCCTTGAGATGGGCCAGGATGAGAATGACCCTTCCGTTGGTTTGGAAATAAAGGAGGAACTGAATAAGGTCATACCCCGGCTGGATAACCTGGAGCTGATCACCAAGTTCTCAGGGGAACACGATCGCCATAATGCCTACCTGTCTATTCATCCGGGGGCGGGCGGGACAGAGGCTTGCGATTGGGCGCAAATGCTTCTCAGGATGTATCTTCGTTGGGCGGAAAGAAAGGGATATAAGACAGAAATCCTCGACCTTTTGCCCGGTGAAGAGGCCGGGATCAAAAGTGTAATAGTAAAGGTCGATGGTGAGTATAGTTACGGACATCTTCGGGCTGAGATTGGGGTTCACCGACTGGTAAGAATCTCCCCCTTTGATGCCGGAGCCAGAAGGCATACCTCTTTTGCTTCCGTGGCGGTGATCCCGGAAGTAGACGAGAGTATTAATATCGACATAAGACCGGAAGACTTGAGAATCGATACCTACCGCTCCAGCGGGGCCGGTGGCCAGCACGTCAATGTGACTGATTCCGCCGTCAGGATCACTCATTTGCCGACAGGTATTGTGGTCTGCTGTCAATCCGACCGCTCGCAACATAAAAACAAGGCCTCGGCGATGAAGGTCCTCAGGGCAAGGCTTTATGAGCACGAAGAGCGTAAAAAGGCTGAAGAGGTGGCCAAACTTAGCGGCGAGAAATTAGAGATTGCCTGGGGCAGTCAAATCCGCTCCTATGTCTTCCACCCTTATACTATGGTTAAGGACCACCGCACCGAGGTGGAAAGAGGCGATGGTGCCCGGGTAATGGATGGGGATATCGATGGATTTATTGAGAGTTATTTGAAGCAGGGAAAGAAAAAGGAGACATGA
- the purD gene encoding phosphoribosylamine--glycine ligase, translating into MRLLVVGSGGREHTLVWKLAQSPKADNIYAAPGNAGIEPLAECLSVKIGAPDYLADLSDLALSRGIDLTLVGPEVPLADGIVDHFNSLGLKIFGPSRAASALEASKVWAKDFMSRHRIPTAAYQVFEDSEAAIKYVRERNLPCVVKADGLAAGKGVTVAATVEEAVTAIKQAMVDRIFGQAGDKIVIEERLEGEEASVLAFSDGETALLMEGVRDYKRVFDQDQGPNTGGMGSYSPAPVVTGELSDIIRRQMLMPTIKGLAQENRPYCGVLYLGLMITKDGPKLLEYNIRFGDPETQALLPRLQTDMVTVMQACLEGNLARIKLEWRRESACCVVLASAGYPGHYETGKEIHGLDTQREGVCIFHAGTKRDNGRIVTAGGRVLGMTALGPDLRAASSLAYQAVDKVAFEGMHYRRDIGRVEVIRADTEK; encoded by the coding sequence ATGAGGCTTCTGGTAGTAGGCTCCGGTGGCCGGGAGCATACCCTGGTCTGGAAACTGGCCCAGAGTCCTAAAGCAGATAATATCTATGCGGCGCCGGGTAATGCCGGCATAGAGCCATTAGCCGAGTGTCTCTCGGTCAAGATAGGGGCGCCTGATTATCTGGCTGACCTGAGTGATTTGGCCCTCAGCCGGGGAATTGACCTTACGCTCGTCGGCCCGGAGGTCCCTCTGGCGGATGGCATAGTTGATCATTTTAATTCACTGGGGTTGAAAATCTTTGGTCCCAGCCGGGCTGCTTCCGCTCTTGAGGCCAGTAAGGTCTGGGCCAAGGATTTTATGAGCCGACACCGCATTCCTACGGCGGCTTACCAGGTTTTTGAGGATAGTGAAGCCGCCATTAAATATGTCAGGGAGAGGAATCTCCCCTGTGTGGTTAAAGCCGATGGCCTGGCGGCCGGCAAAGGGGTTACGGTGGCGGCCACGGTAGAAGAGGCCGTTACGGCCATCAAACAGGCCATGGTAGATAGAATCTTTGGCCAGGCTGGAGATAAGATTGTTATTGAAGAGAGGTTAGAAGGAGAGGAAGCTTCAGTCCTGGCTTTTTCTGATGGTGAGACCGCCCTTCTAATGGAAGGGGTCAGGGATTACAAACGTGTTTTTGATCAGGACCAGGGGCCTAATACCGGCGGCATGGGGTCATATTCACCTGCGCCAGTTGTGACCGGGGAGTTATCTGATATAATCCGAAGGCAAATGTTGATGCCGACGATTAAGGGATTAGCCCAAGAAAATCGTCCCTACTGCGGGGTGCTTTATCTGGGCTTGATGATAACTAAAGACGGCCCTAAGCTCCTTGAGTACAACATCCGTTTTGGAGACCCGGAGACTCAGGCCCTCCTACCTCGGCTCCAGACAGATATGGTAACGGTTATGCAAGCCTGTCTGGAGGGGAATTTAGCCCGGATTAAACTGGAATGGCGAAGGGAGTCAGCCTGCTGCGTGGTTTTAGCCTCGGCTGGATACCCCGGCCATTATGAGACAGGTAAGGAAATTCACGGCCTGGATACTCAAAGGGAAGGGGTGTGTATCTTTCATGCCGGGACTAAACGGGATAATGGGCGGATCGTCACGGCCGGAGGGAGGGTTCTGGGGATGACTGCCTTAGGCCCTGACCTGAGGGCGGCCTCTTCCCTGGCCTACCAGGCGGTAGATAAGGTGGCTTTCGAGGGTATGCACTATCGGAGGGATATTGGAAGGGTAGAAGTTATTAGGGCCGATACTGAGAAATGA
- a CDS encoding zinc-dependent dehydrogenase, which translates to MRVAMYYNNKDVRLEEMPRPWIGPGELLVRIEASGICGSDVMEWYRIHKVPLVLGHEIGGEIVEAGQGVKKYKVGDRVSASHHVPCNACHYCQRGHETVCETLRKTNFDPGGFAEYLRLPAINVDRGVYLLPDEVSYEEATFIEPVACVMRGQRLAGLEPGQTVLVIGSGISGLLHVHVANALGATRVIATDINDYRLQAALRFGAEAVIQAKEDVVASLRHINNGLLADLVIVCTGATSAILQALQSVERGGCVLFFAPTDQGVTIPLSINELFWRNEITLTTSYAGNFADHMKALEMIRSGKLRVAEMITHRLSLAETGLGFQLVAKAEDSIKVIIEPQR; encoded by the coding sequence GTGCGGGTAGCGATGTACTACAACAATAAAGATGTTCGATTAGAAGAGATGCCCCGACCCTGGATTGGCCCGGGTGAGTTATTGGTCAGGATAGAGGCCAGCGGCATCTGCGGCAGTGATGTGATGGAGTGGTATCGAATTCACAAGGTGCCGTTAGTATTGGGCCATGAGATTGGGGGAGAGATCGTTGAAGCAGGCCAAGGGGTAAAGAAATACAAAGTGGGCGATCGCGTCTCAGCTTCTCATCATGTGCCCTGTAATGCCTGCCATTATTGTCAAAGAGGACATGAAACGGTTTGTGAGACCCTCAGAAAAACAAATTTTGACCCAGGAGGATTTGCGGAATATCTTCGGCTGCCGGCCATTAATGTCGACCGGGGGGTATATCTTCTACCCGATGAGGTATCTTATGAAGAGGCCACCTTTATTGAGCCGGTAGCTTGCGTTATGCGAGGACAAAGACTGGCCGGTCTGGAGCCGGGCCAAACGGTGCTGGTTATAGGCAGTGGCATCTCTGGCTTGCTTCATGTTCACGTAGCCAACGCCTTAGGCGCCACCCGGGTAATAGCCACAGACATTAATGATTATCGGCTCCAGGCAGCCCTACGCTTTGGAGCCGAGGCCGTAATTCAGGCGAAAGAAGATGTGGTAGCCAGCCTGCGTCATATCAATAACGGCTTATTAGCCGACTTAGTCATCGTCTGCACTGGAGCCACCTCAGCTATCCTCCAGGCCTTACAATCAGTAGAGCGAGGCGGATGTGTCCTCTTCTTTGCCCCAACTGATCAAGGGGTCACTATTCCCCTTTCCATCAATGAGCTTTTCTGGCGTAATGAAATCACCCTGACTACTTCCTATGCGGGTAATTTTGCTGACCATATGAAGGCCCTGGAAATGATTCGGTCCGGCAAACTCCGGGTGGCGGAGATGATTACTCACCGCCTGAGTCTGGCCGAAACTGGCCTGGGCTTCCAGTTGGTGGCTAAGGCTGAAGATTCGATTAAGGTAATTATTGAACCTCAGAGGTGA
- the lnt gene encoding apolipoprotein N-acyltransferase produces MKLEGLILALTLGLCLAYGWWCRIEAGLPRDSRLRIALIQGNFDPDTKWSGLRDETIKTLWGLTRKAAKEAAPDLTIWTETAIVEPVDESYYLTRRIFLLASEINGFLLVGAPHWKSEQEHFNSAFLISPEGEITDRYDKIHLVPFGETIPAERFFPWLREILPSEAGDWTPGDTFTIFNLPKAGMKFGVLICYEGIFGDLARQFVRRQADFLVNITNDAWSKNPTSHEQHFAMGVFRAIENRCYFVRAGNAGVSAFINPLGEIEKRSDLYIEELLIRDITKGRPETIYTRWGDVLGWVCLLGTAIKCGVGLLWNRLDQRSRRQVSEK; encoded by the coding sequence ATGAAATTAGAAGGCCTGATCCTGGCCTTGACTCTGGGGCTGTGTCTGGCTTATGGCTGGTGGTGCCGGATAGAAGCCGGACTACCGCGGGACAGCCGGCTCAGGATCGCCCTTATTCAAGGCAATTTTGATCCGGACACGAAATGGAGCGGCCTCAGGGATGAGACAATCAAAACCCTTTGGGGTTTGACCAGAAAGGCGGCTAAAGAGGCGGCGCCTGATTTAACCATCTGGACTGAAACAGCTATTGTCGAGCCTGTTGATGAAAGCTATTATTTGACGAGACGTATCTTCCTTTTAGCCTCAGAAATAAATGGGTTCCTTCTGGTGGGAGCACCTCACTGGAAGTCCGAACAGGAGCATTTTAATAGTGCCTTTCTCATTTCACCTGAAGGTGAAATCACTGATCGATACGACAAGATTCATCTAGTTCCCTTTGGAGAGACTATTCCAGCCGAAAGGTTTTTTCCGTGGTTAAGGGAAATCCTGCCTTCGGAAGCAGGTGATTGGACGCCGGGAGATACCTTTACTATCTTTAATCTCCCTAAAGCCGGCATGAAGTTTGGGGTCCTGATCTGCTATGAAGGGATTTTTGGGGATCTGGCCCGTCAGTTTGTCAGGCGCCAAGCTGACTTTTTGGTTAATATTACTAACGATGCCTGGTCCAAGAATCCTACCTCCCACGAGCAGCACTTCGCCATGGGGGTATTTCGGGCCATTGAAAATCGATGCTATTTTGTCCGGGCCGGCAACGCCGGCGTCTCGGCCTTTATTAATCCCCTGGGCGAGATAGAAAAGCGGTCTGATCTTTATATAGAGGAACTCCTTATCCGCGATATCACTAAGGGGAGGCCGGAAACTATTTATACCCGATGGGGTGATGTCCTGGGCTGGGTCTGTTTGTTAGGCACGGCTATTAAATGTGGCGTTGGTTTATTATGGAACCGCTTAGACCAGCGAAGCCGTCGCCAAGTAAGCGAAAAATAA
- a CDS encoding peptidylprolyl isomerase, protein MLRRMRKKKFIIWTLWAVVIAFIGTIFLIWGGRGGRGRQGGRIEIAQVNGEEISRVEYQQTYKRYSDFYRRLYGDRFEEVAKDLPRQVVDDLIREKLLLREAKRWKIAVSDREIVAELQESFTDEEGKFNQAAYNRYREQAPHGWWRNREESARDDIVVRKLEGLVKATAKVTETDVVNYYQKEYLSAELAHIFIDPKHYIKPEEIKTYFQQHRDDFKTEEKVKASHILVKLDEKAALEEEAKVKEKIDGILAQIKAGADFADMAKKYSECPSGPKGGDLGFFGRGQMVKEFEEAAFGLSEGELSEPVKTKFGYHIIRLEEKKPGQYKELEEVREKVIEEMVREEGKGLTEAEAEAKRIYKELKAGADFETMAQKFSHGKSASKGGKLGVLPKGSPLPDFDKQILKDLKGEISPYGWNIDRDFAKAAFSLSEGEISEPVKTKFGYHIIRLEKLVPPPSEKLKDVRKDILTRLRAKKESRVFDEWYNGIKAEAKIEINPLFFPPVAEDKGDTGAPVRR, encoded by the coding sequence ATGTTACGAAGAATGCGGAAGAAAAAGTTTATTATCTGGACCCTCTGGGCAGTGGTTATTGCCTTTATTGGAACCATCTTTCTCATTTGGGGCGGGAGAGGAGGCAGAGGGAGGCAAGGTGGCCGGATAGAGATAGCCCAGGTTAATGGGGAAGAAATTTCGCGGGTAGAGTATCAACAAACATATAAACGCTATTCTGATTTTTATCGCCGGCTCTATGGGGATCGATTTGAGGAAGTAGCTAAAGATTTACCCAGACAAGTGGTTGATGATCTGATAAGAGAAAAACTCTTGCTTCGTGAGGCAAAACGATGGAAAATAGCCGTTAGTGACAGAGAAATCGTAGCTGAATTGCAGGAATCCTTCACCGATGAAGAGGGCAAATTTAACCAGGCGGCCTATAACCGTTACCGTGAACAGGCCCCCCATGGATGGTGGCGGAATCGGGAAGAGAGCGCCAGGGATGATATTGTGGTTAGAAAACTGGAAGGGTTGGTTAAGGCTACCGCCAAAGTGACCGAAACAGATGTGGTTAATTATTACCAAAAGGAATACCTTTCGGCTGAATTGGCCCATATCTTTATTGACCCCAAACATTACATTAAACCGGAAGAGATTAAGACATATTTTCAACAACATCGGGATGATTTTAAGACCGAAGAAAAAGTCAAGGCATCGCATATTCTGGTCAAACTTGACGAAAAGGCCGCTTTGGAAGAGGAAGCCAAAGTCAAAGAGAAAATAGATGGTATTCTGGCTCAGATCAAGGCTGGGGCTGACTTTGCTGATATGGCGAAAAAGTATTCCGAGTGTCCTTCCGGACCAAAGGGAGGGGACCTGGGATTCTTCGGCCGGGGGCAGATGGTCAAAGAATTTGAAGAGGCGGCCTTCGGACTTTCAGAAGGAGAGCTCAGTGAACCGGTCAAAACTAAGTTTGGTTATCATATCATTCGCTTGGAGGAGAAAAAACCCGGCCAATATAAAGAATTGGAAGAGGTAAGGGAAAAGGTGATAGAAGAGATGGTTAGGGAGGAGGGAAAAGGATTGACCGAAGCCGAGGCCGAGGCCAAGAGAATATATAAAGAGCTTAAGGCCGGCGCGGATTTTGAGACTATGGCCCAAAAGTTCTCACATGGGAAAAGCGCTTCCAAGGGAGGGAAATTAGGCGTTCTCCCTAAAGGCTCTCCCTTGCCGGATTTTGATAAGCAGATTCTCAAGGACCTTAAGGGAGAAATAAGCCCTTATGGCTGGAATATAGATCGTGATTTCGCCAAAGCCGCCTTCTCCCTTTCTGAAGGGGAGATAAGTGAGCCGGTTAAAACTAAATTCGGCTACCACATTATCCGGCTTGAAAAATTGGTGCCGCCGCCTTCTGAAAAACTGAAAGATGTCCGTAAAGACATCCTGACCCGGCTTAGAGCGAAAAAAGAGAGTCGGGTCTTTGATGAGTGGTACAATGGTATTAAGGCTGAGGCAAAAATCGAGATAAATCCGTTATTCTTCCCTCCCGTGGCTGAAGATAAAGGAGATACAGGGGCGCCGGTCAGAAGATGA